A genome region from Baekduia alba includes the following:
- a CDS encoding histidine phosphatase family protein produces the protein MSAHGVFLARHGETDYNAARRFQGHLPVPLNARGREQAQELARVAAQQEWATLICSPLARARETADIVGAAIGHHPIEDARFAETDCGIWTDRMFDDVQRDEPELFAAYLRADPDFAFPGGESFAQQQLRVLEGIDAAAQGPRPALVVSHRGSMRLALAALHDDDAHRAAAIPNASLVELP, from the coding sequence ATGAGCGCGCACGGCGTCTTCCTCGCCCGCCACGGGGAGACCGACTACAACGCCGCGCGGCGCTTCCAGGGCCACCTGCCGGTGCCGCTCAACGCCCGCGGGCGCGAGCAGGCCCAGGAGCTGGCGCGCGTCGCCGCCCAGCAGGAGTGGGCGACGCTGATCTGCTCGCCGTTGGCCCGGGCGCGCGAGACGGCCGACATCGTCGGCGCCGCGATCGGCCACCACCCGATCGAGGACGCGCGCTTCGCCGAGACCGACTGCGGCATCTGGACCGACCGGATGTTCGACGACGTGCAGCGCGACGAGCCGGAGCTGTTCGCCGCCTACCTGCGCGCCGACCCGGACTTCGCGTTCCCCGGCGGCGAGTCGTTCGCCCAGCAGCAGCTGCGCGTCCTGGAGGGCATCGACGCGGCCGCTCAGGGCCCGCGCCCGGCGCTGGTCGTCAGCCACCGCGGCTCGATGCGCCTGGCGCTCGCCGCGCTGCACGACGACGACGCCCATCGTGCGGCGGCGATCCCCAACGCGTCGCTGGTGGAGCTCCCGTGA
- a CDS encoding FlgD immunoglobulin-like domain containing protein encodes MTATRRAPLIIFGVLVAATFAAFFVAQRLKNAPSVVQSLQIATDGVPPIISPNGDGRRERAHITFKLKKADNAAVHIINADGDVIRTLMDRHLGAYQPIVPSLSWDGRDDDGQLVPDGRYRISITLSHLGRTVISQRTILKDTTPPRPRVLSIGPVRTYGPELLPEPSGKPAKVNFLAAQRKPKIMVFKTSPSAPRLVRTVVEPDIKQGATSWAWDGTNDAGRRVSPGTYLVVLQWRDPAGNIGTSAPLDRAGLPILTRGKLPGHGGITVRYLGAQTPVTPVKARETVPIQVDARQQRYSWTVHAVGDPTVRARSNKPKTTPNVRFQAPGGKSRLYVFTAHTSTRSTRVVFPIQARQAVAGTAAKPKGVLVVLPYTTWQGRNTGDDDGDGAPNTLDLGGPVRPVRIMAGDGLPQGFTEQEGPLTQWLDRNGKRYDITTDFALASGRGPALAGHHGVLIPGDARWLPAKVRVALRAFVKAGGTVVSTGTDSLRRSVALDAKHRLAEPSPRKPTDLFGERIGALQAKTTDLTVFDQDTKLDLFKNSNGVFKAVPSWEPTEGTGEEADQLSTAVTDQKYGAKPVVVAARFGQGLVIRPGYPSFAQRLSANSDPATSALMARMWTLLSH; translated from the coding sequence GTGACCGCCACCAGACGGGCCCCGCTGATCATCTTCGGAGTCCTCGTCGCCGCGACCTTCGCGGCGTTCTTCGTGGCGCAGCGGCTGAAGAACGCGCCGAGCGTGGTGCAGTCGCTGCAGATCGCCACCGACGGTGTCCCGCCGATCATCTCGCCCAACGGCGACGGTCGCCGCGAGCGCGCGCACATCACGTTCAAGCTCAAGAAGGCCGACAACGCGGCCGTCCACATCATCAACGCCGACGGCGACGTGATCCGGACGTTGATGGACCGCCACCTCGGCGCCTACCAGCCGATCGTCCCGTCGCTGAGCTGGGACGGCCGCGACGACGACGGCCAGCTCGTCCCCGACGGCCGCTACCGCATCAGCATCACGCTCAGCCACCTCGGCCGCACGGTCATCTCGCAGCGCACGATCCTCAAGGACACGACGCCGCCGCGGCCGCGCGTGCTGTCGATCGGGCCGGTGCGCACCTACGGCCCCGAGCTGCTGCCCGAGCCGAGCGGCAAGCCGGCGAAGGTCAACTTCCTGGCGGCGCAGCGCAAGCCCAAGATCATGGTGTTCAAGACGTCGCCGAGCGCGCCGCGCCTCGTGCGCACGGTCGTCGAGCCGGACATCAAGCAGGGCGCGACGAGCTGGGCGTGGGACGGAACCAACGACGCCGGCCGCCGGGTCTCGCCGGGCACCTACCTCGTGGTCCTGCAGTGGCGCGACCCGGCGGGCAACATCGGCACGTCCGCGCCGCTGGACCGCGCCGGGCTGCCGATCCTCACCCGCGGCAAGCTGCCCGGCCACGGCGGCATCACCGTCCGCTACCTCGGCGCGCAGACGCCGGTGACGCCGGTCAAGGCGCGCGAGACGGTCCCGATCCAGGTCGACGCGCGCCAGCAGCGGTACTCGTGGACCGTCCACGCGGTCGGCGACCCGACGGTCCGCGCCCGTTCCAACAAGCCCAAGACGACGCCGAACGTGCGCTTCCAGGCGCCCGGCGGCAAGTCGCGGCTCTACGTCTTCACCGCGCACACGTCCACGCGCTCGACGCGGGTCGTGTTCCCGATCCAGGCGCGCCAGGCGGTCGCGGGCACGGCGGCCAAGCCCAAGGGCGTGTTGGTGGTGTTGCCCTACACGACGTGGCAGGGGCGCAACACGGGCGACGACGACGGCGACGGCGCGCCCAACACGCTCGACCTCGGCGGGCCGGTGCGGCCCGTGCGGATCATGGCCGGCGACGGCCTGCCGCAGGGCTTCACCGAGCAGGAGGGGCCGCTGACGCAGTGGCTGGACCGCAACGGCAAGCGCTATGACATCACCACCGACTTCGCGCTCGCCTCGGGCCGCGGGCCGGCGCTCGCCGGCCACCACGGCGTCCTGATCCCGGGCGACGCGCGCTGGCTGCCGGCGAAGGTCCGCGTCGCGCTGCGGGCGTTCGTCAAGGCCGGCGGGACCGTGGTCTCGACCGGGACGGACTCGCTGCGCCGCAGCGTCGCGCTCGACGCCAAGCACCGCCTGGCCGAGCCGTCGCCGCGCAAGCCAACTGACCTGTTCGGCGAGCGCATCGGCGCGTTGCAGGCCAAGACCACCGACTTGACCGTGTTCGACCAGGACACGAAGCTCGACCTGTTCAAGAACTCCAACGGCGTCTTCAAGGCCGTGCCGTCCTGGGAGCCCACCGAGGGCACCGGTGAGGAGGCCGACCAGCTGTCGACCGCCGTCACCGACCAGAAGTACGGCGCCAAGCCCGTCGTCGTGGCCGCGCGCTTCGGCCAGGGCCTGGTCATCCGGCCCGGCTACCCGTCGTTCGCGCAGCGCCTCTCCGCCAACTCCGACCCCGCCACCAGCGCGCTGATGGCCCGGATGTGGACGCTCCTCTCCCACTGA
- a CDS encoding LytR C-terminal domain-containing protein, translated as MSSILALSVSDKIEQYGAYAGFASVLGLAILSLLYFAQAREVKRLREWAGRAPERAQDVQERAVAVAQQRVIAQPQRPAQPAQPQQPGAPRPAAATPAGQAGAVPAPTVAAAATAAGAATATPPSAAPKPPVPAPAAPGGQPTTVQPAANGAAATAPPARPGEPLRVPAAAATPPPGSTRTNYGPDDGDDDHRSRLPMFGAIAAIAVVVVVLVVLLTGVLGGSDGGTQKANTIGTPGGAATTPKGGNAASTTKAKAPAAAPKPGTYTVAVLNGTTVPGLARGVSNRLTNAKYKIGNVTNAATQDRSATLVEFAPGHRAEADSVAKAIDVQSDSIQQLSPGSKTIAGNEATVVVTVGADQNTSPQSSSTTP; from the coding sequence ATGTCGTCGATCCTGGCCCTTTCGGTCTCCGACAAGATCGAGCAGTACGGGGCGTACGCCGGCTTCGCGTCGGTGCTCGGCCTCGCCATCCTCTCGTTGCTCTACTTCGCGCAAGCGCGCGAAGTCAAGCGTCTGCGCGAGTGGGCTGGCCGTGCTCCCGAACGCGCGCAGGACGTGCAGGAGCGCGCGGTCGCGGTCGCCCAGCAACGCGTGATCGCCCAGCCGCAGCGCCCGGCCCAGCCCGCGCAGCCCCAGCAGCCGGGCGCGCCCCGGCCGGCCGCCGCCACCCCGGCCGGCCAGGCGGGCGCCGTCCCCGCCCCGACGGTCGCCGCGGCCGCCACCGCCGCGGGCGCGGCCACCGCGACGCCGCCCAGCGCGGCGCCCAAGCCGCCCGTCCCCGCGCCCGCCGCGCCCGGCGGCCAGCCGACGACCGTCCAGCCCGCCGCCAACGGCGCCGCCGCGACGGCACCGCCCGCCCGCCCCGGCGAGCCGCTGCGCGTCCCGGCCGCGGCCGCGACGCCGCCTCCGGGCTCCACGCGGACCAACTACGGCCCCGACGACGGCGATGACGACCATCGCTCGCGCCTGCCGATGTTCGGCGCCATCGCCGCGATCGCCGTGGTGGTCGTCGTCCTGGTCGTCCTGCTGACCGGCGTGCTCGGCGGGAGCGACGGCGGGACGCAGAAGGCCAACACGATCGGCACGCCCGGCGGTGCGGCGACCACGCCCAAGGGCGGCAACGCCGCGTCGACGACCAAGGCCAAGGCGCCCGCCGCCGCGCCGAAGCCCGGCACCTACACCGTCGCGGTGCTCAACGGCACGACCGTCCCGGGGCTGGCCCGCGGCGTCTCCAACCGGCTGACCAACGCCAAGTACAAGATCGGCAACGTCACCAACGCCGCGACGCAGGATCGCTCGGCCACGCTCGTCGAGTTCGCGCCCGGCCACCGGGCCGAGGCGGACTCGGTCGCCAAGGCGATCGACGTCCAGTCCGACTCCATCCAGCAGCTGTCGCCCGGGTCCAAGACCATCGCGGGCAACGAGGCGACGGTCGTGGTGACGGTCGGCGCCGACCAGAACACGTCGCCCCAGTCGTCGTCGACGACGCCGTAG
- a CDS encoding phosphosulfolactate synthase, with the protein MAGFLDLPERSLKPRDRGLTHVLDKGLSCAEVDGLMEVAGDAVDIVKLGWGTALVTGNLIDKLARYKAHGIPVVLGGTLTEIALRDDRLDGLIAWCKELGIGHVEVSDGTIALDGERKRAIVARLAREFTVFSEVGSKDDERIMAPYRWVEEIEAELAAGAWKVIAEARESGTAGIFRPDGEVRMGLIDEIVHAIDPARLIFEAPQRAQQVWFLKRFGREVNLGNIAPADVLSLETLRLGLRSDTMEIEG; encoded by the coding sequence GTGGCCGGCTTCCTCGACCTCCCCGAGCGCAGCCTCAAGCCGCGCGACCGCGGGCTCACGCACGTCCTGGACAAGGGCCTGTCGTGCGCCGAGGTCGACGGGCTGATGGAGGTCGCCGGCGACGCCGTCGACATCGTCAAGCTCGGCTGGGGCACCGCGCTGGTCACGGGCAACCTGATCGACAAGCTCGCGCGCTACAAGGCGCACGGCATCCCGGTCGTTCTCGGCGGCACGCTCACCGAGATCGCGCTGCGCGACGACCGGCTCGACGGCCTGATCGCCTGGTGCAAGGAGCTCGGGATCGGCCACGTCGAGGTCTCCGACGGCACGATCGCGCTGGACGGCGAGCGCAAGCGCGCGATCGTGGCGCGACTCGCGCGCGAGTTCACGGTCTTCTCCGAGGTGGGCTCCAAGGACGACGAGCGGATCATGGCCCCGTACCGCTGGGTCGAGGAGATCGAGGCCGAGCTGGCGGCGGGCGCCTGGAAGGTGATCGCCGAGGCGCGCGAGTCCGGCACCGCCGGGATCTTCCGCCCCGACGGCGAGGTCCGGATGGGCCTGATCGACGAGATCGTCCACGCGATCGACCCGGCGCGCCTGATCTTCGAGGCGCCGCAGCGCGCCCAGCAGGTCTGGTTCCTCAAGCGCTTCGGCCGCGAGGTCAACCTCGGCAACATCGCGCCGGCCGACGTCCTGTCGCTCGAGACGCTGCGGCTCGGCCTGCGCAGCGACACGATGGAGATCGAGGGATGA
- a CDS encoding O-antigen ligase family protein, with the protein MDAPLPLILAALFAAGAVVAPRARWRAWSTLGALVLAPALLISDIWDTDQVRPLRDHPSLALAAVVVGLGALAGLAVLFDRHPTWFPLAAAAAIPFRVPIASGGSTANLLVPLYVVVGAGALAYAIPRIFGPPSPRGDEPERKATLLEWLLAASVVLYALQGWYSDDFDKALENVVFFYVPFALLFALLARIPWSRKLAVQVLGVLAVLAVAFACVGFVEYATRHLFLNPKVIASNQFESYFRVNSLFFDPNIYGRFLAIVMLGLAAVLIWTSRARDMWIVTAVLAVLMAGLVLTLSQSSFAALLLGLLVLAGARWSPRWAVGVGATALVVGALFVLVAPSSVRLDLSSSKGADTATSGRYDLLKGGVDLFADKPLKGYGSGAFSRAYRRAENGSAERAVSASHTIPITVAAEQGIGGLLVYIALLVAGFTALLRGVRGDPVRAAIAAAFAGLVLHTWSYASFLEDPLTWALLGVGLALSLVPRRRRRPEPEAAPAPAPAA; encoded by the coding sequence GTGGACGCTCCTCTCCCACTGATCCTCGCCGCCCTCTTCGCCGCCGGCGCCGTCGTGGCGCCGCGGGCCCGCTGGCGCGCGTGGTCGACGCTCGGCGCCCTGGTGCTCGCGCCGGCGCTGCTGATCTCCGACATCTGGGACACCGACCAGGTGCGGCCGCTGCGCGACCATCCGTCGCTCGCGCTCGCCGCGGTGGTCGTCGGCCTCGGCGCCCTGGCGGGGCTGGCCGTGCTGTTCGACCGCCACCCGACGTGGTTCCCGCTGGCCGCGGCCGCGGCGATCCCGTTCCGGGTGCCGATCGCCAGCGGCGGCTCGACGGCGAACCTGCTCGTGCCGCTGTACGTGGTCGTCGGCGCGGGCGCGCTGGCCTACGCGATCCCGCGGATATTCGGCCCGCCCTCCCCGCGCGGCGACGAGCCGGAGCGCAAGGCGACGCTGCTGGAGTGGCTGCTCGCCGCCTCGGTCGTGTTGTACGCCTTGCAGGGCTGGTACTCCGACGACTTCGACAAGGCGCTGGAGAACGTCGTCTTCTTCTACGTGCCGTTCGCGCTGCTGTTCGCCCTGCTCGCGCGGATCCCGTGGTCGCGCAAGCTGGCGGTGCAGGTGCTGGGCGTCCTGGCGGTGCTCGCGGTGGCCTTCGCGTGCGTGGGCTTCGTCGAGTACGCGACGCGCCACCTGTTCCTGAACCCCAAGGTCATCGCGTCCAACCAGTTCGAGTCCTACTTCCGCGTCAACTCGCTGTTCTTCGACCCCAACATCTATGGGCGCTTCCTGGCGATCGTGATGCTGGGGCTGGCCGCGGTGCTGATCTGGACCTCGCGAGCACGCGACATGTGGATCGTCACCGCGGTGCTCGCGGTGCTGATGGCCGGGCTGGTGCTGACGCTGTCGCAGTCGAGCTTCGCGGCGCTGTTGTTGGGGCTGTTGGTCCTGGCGGGGGCGCGCTGGAGCCCGCGCTGGGCGGTCGGCGTCGGCGCGACCGCGCTGGTGGTCGGCGCGCTGTTCGTGCTCGTCGCGCCGTCGTCGGTCCGGCTGGACCTCAGCTCGTCCAAGGGCGCCGACACCGCGACCAGCGGCCGCTACGACCTGCTCAAGGGCGGCGTGGACCTGTTCGCCGACAAGCCCCTGAAGGGGTACGGCTCGGGCGCGTTCTCGCGGGCCTACCGCCGGGCCGAGAACGGGTCGGCCGAGCGCGCGGTCTCCGCGTCGCACACGATCCCGATCACGGTCGCCGCCGAGCAGGGCATCGGCGGGTTGTTGGTGTACATCGCACTGCTCGTCGCGGGCTTCACGGCGCTGCTGCGCGGCGTGCGGGGCGACCCGGTCCGGGCCGCGATCGCCGCCGCGTTCGCCGGCCTGGTGCTGCACACCTGGAGCTACGCGTCGTTCCTGGAGGACCCGCTGACCTGGGCGCTGCTCGGCGTCGGCCTGGCGCTGTCGCTCGTGCCGCGCCGGCGCCGGCGGCCGGAGCCCGAAGCGGCCCCGGCGCCCGCCCCCGCCGCATGA